In a genomic window of Ralstonia nicotianae:
- a CDS encoding alpha/beta hydrolase, with amino-acid sequence MSWQNWVVSWLARNRIKKPTERLPFDPIATRVNAETRSMPMPVRLPPDWRIVRADGALPGEWIEPADPDSLGDAPPVVFYLHGGGYFFCSPRTHRSITIGLAVHARARVFALDYRLAPEHPFPAAVLDALAGYRGLLAQRVAPSRIVVAGDSAGGGLSLALLVALRDAGDPLPAGAILYSPWTDLAATGASLVENDASDVMFRGAWMARGATLYLGDSGVPADHPLASPLYADFTGLPPLHCYVSTSEVLRDDTLRMAERARAAGVSVSVELGRRLPHVWPIFYPFLPEARKALRQSGDAVRRMTAGRAVPAECAPA; translated from the coding sequence ATGAGCTGGCAGAACTGGGTGGTGTCGTGGCTGGCGCGCAATCGCATCAAGAAGCCGACCGAGCGCTTGCCGTTCGACCCGATCGCAACGCGCGTCAACGCAGAGACGCGATCGATGCCGATGCCGGTGCGCCTGCCGCCGGACTGGCGCATCGTTCGGGCCGACGGCGCGCTGCCCGGTGAATGGATCGAGCCGGCCGATCCCGACAGTCTTGGCGATGCGCCGCCGGTGGTGTTCTATCTGCACGGCGGCGGCTACTTTTTCTGCAGCCCGCGCACGCATCGCTCCATCACCATCGGTCTGGCCGTGCATGCACGGGCGCGCGTGTTCGCGCTGGATTACCGCCTGGCGCCCGAGCATCCGTTTCCCGCAGCCGTGCTCGATGCGCTGGCCGGCTATCGGGGCTTGCTGGCGCAGCGGGTCGCGCCGTCGCGCATCGTGGTGGCGGGGGATTCGGCGGGCGGCGGGCTGTCGCTGGCGCTGCTGGTGGCCCTGCGCGATGCCGGCGATCCGCTGCCGGCCGGCGCGATCCTGTATTCGCCGTGGACCGATCTGGCCGCCACCGGCGCCAGCCTGGTCGAGAACGATGCCTCCGACGTGATGTTCCGCGGTGCCTGGATGGCGCGCGGCGCGACGCTCTATCTGGGCGACTCCGGCGTGCCGGCCGACCATCCGCTGGCCTCGCCGCTGTACGCCGATTTCACCGGGCTGCCGCCGCTGCACTGCTATGTCAGCACCAGCGAAGTGCTGCGCGACGATACCCTCCGGATGGCCGAGCGGGCGCGCGCCGCGGGCGTATCCGTTTCGGTGGAATTGGGCCGGCGGCTCCCACATGTGTGGCCGATCTTCTATCCTTTCTTACCAGAGGCGCGCAAGGCGCTGCGGCAGTCCGGCGATGCGGTGCGTCGCATGACGGCGGGCCGCGCGGTGCCGGCGGAATGCGCGCCGGCATGA
- a CDS encoding YeeE/YedE family protein yields MTIDLAHFTPGPALIGGLAIGAAAAMLVLFNGRIAGISGILGGLLERPRDDMAWRLAFLAGLIGAPVLAAALGRPLVPDIGAGWGEVLAAGFVVGLGTRYAGGCTSGHGVCGLSRGSLRSLVATATFMAAGVLTVFVQRHVLGG; encoded by the coding sequence ATGACGATCGATCTCGCACACTTCACCCCGGGCCCCGCCCTGATCGGCGGACTGGCCATCGGCGCGGCGGCGGCGATGCTGGTGCTGTTCAACGGCCGCATCGCCGGCATCAGCGGCATCCTGGGCGGACTGCTCGAACGCCCGCGCGACGACATGGCGTGGCGCCTGGCCTTCCTCGCCGGGCTGATCGGCGCGCCGGTGCTGGCGGCGGCCCTCGGCCGGCCGCTGGTGCCCGACATCGGGGCGGGCTGGGGCGAAGTCCTTGCGGCCGGCTTCGTGGTGGGCCTGGGCACGCGCTACGCGGGCGGCTGCACCAGCGGCCATGGCGTGTGCGGGCTGTCGCGCGGCTCGCTGCGCTCGCTGGTGGCCACCGCGACCTTCATGGCGGCGGGCGTTCTCACCGTCTTCGTGCAGCGGCACGTGCTGGGAGGCTGA